Part of the Synechococcus sp. HK01-R genome is shown below.
ATGAACAGGGCGACCCTGTGCCCGTGGCGTGGCATGAATCCATCACGGAAGCACAGCCATCCTCGCTGACCCAAGAATGATCGTCATGTCCCTCAGTCGTTGGAACGGTCTGGCCCTGATCGTGGGGGCTGGCGGAATTGGTCGTACCCTGGCCTCTCAGTTGCGTCAGCGTGCATCGGGTTTGCATGTGGTTCTCTGCGGTCGCCAGCAGGGCCCTGAGGTCGCCTGGGAGCTCGATCTAGAGCAACAGGACTCCCTAGGCGACTTGGCACCACGGATCGCTTCCTCTGGGCTTCCTCTGCGCCTAGTGATCAATGCTTCGGGTTGGCTCCATGATCAACACCATCAACCTGAAAAGCGACTGCAGCAGGTTGATGCCGATGCCTTGCTGAAAAGTTTCTCGATCAATGCGATGGCTCCGCTCCTCCTGGCCAAGGCCGTGGAGCCATGTTTGCTGCGCGATCACCCCTTTCACTTCGCCAGCCTCAGTGCCAGGGTCGGCAGCATTACCGATAACCGCAGTGGTGGTTGGTATGCCTATCGAGGTGCCAAGGCCGCGCAGAACATGTATCTGCGCTCATTGAGCCTTGAATGGGCCCGACGTTTCCCTTCGGCCTGCGTCACCCTCCTTCACCCTGGGACCACCGACACAGCTCTCTCCAGACCATTTCAAACGTTTGTAGCTGCCGATCGACTCTTCAGCCCTGAGCGGGCAGCTGTCCAGCTTCTCGATGTTCTCTCCCAGCAGACGCCTGAACAAAGTGGTGCCTTCCTCGCCTGGGATGGTCAGTCGATTCCCTGGTGAGCGTGTCGCTTGAGGATCTCCAGAGGGATCAGGTCCAGGGTGCTGCGTTCGGTGGCCGCCAAGCGCACCAGCGGTGCCATTCCGTCCTCATAGGCCTGCCGCCAGCGTGGAGCACACACGCACCAGTGGTCCCCCGGGCGTAGCCCTGGAAAGCCGAAGGCCGGCACAGGGGTCGACAGATCATTCCCCTGAGCCTTGCTGTAGCTGAGAAAGGCTTCGGTCATGACGCAGCAGACGCTGTGCTGCCCCAGGTCAGAGCTCTCGGTGCGGCAATGGCCATCGCGAAACCAACCTGTCATCGGTTCACAACCACAAATCTCTAAGGGTTGCCCCAGAACGTTGAGATCTTCCGTGCTGGACTGGTTTTTCACGGTTGATGTGGGTGGATTCCGGCCTGGAGTCTGCCGAATGAATGGCACATTGCGCGACAAGGTGGTTGACGGATCCCGGGGGCGAGGCGTTAAAGGTCAGTCAGTTATGCCCCCTCGATGGACTGGGAGTTCACTGAAGACGCGGCCTTCATGGCCCTTTGCGACGCCTTTCGCGAGAGCGGAGAGAGTTCCGCCATTGAGTTCCTGGCCAATGGTGAAGGGGCATTCCATTTCCAGGAGCTCTCTCAGAATGCCGCTGGCGAGGGGCTCGACCTGAGCGATTCCGATGATCTGGAGGCTTTTCAGCAGGAAGTGATCGACACCATGGAATCGCTCTGCCAGGACTGAGAGGGCCTGGCACGCTCAACCAACTCAGCCGTAGTAGAAGCTGATTTCCTTCTCCTTGAGGCCGTCCCAGCCCGCTTCGATCAATCGTTGGTTGAGGGTCTCTTGGTCGAAATGCTTGGCTCCTGTTCTCACCACGCGATTGCGCATTGATTTGCGGACACCACTGCGCTTTCTTTGCCCTTCCTTCTCCATGACATCGCGGTAGAGGTTGAGCATGGCTTCCGGTAGCGGCGTGCCGTCGAGATCGATCCCCGCATCAATGGCGCGGTCGATGGCATCAGGTCCACTGAGGTCCATGGAAGGGAAGCGAGAGAACGATCCCAGTCTGGATTGTGAGTCGGGAGCGGCGAGAGAAGCCGTCAGGCGCTGAAATATCGCGCTTTGCTGTGGAGAGCCACCAAGGCCGTGGTGCTCTGCTCCGGGTGGAGTTGCTCGGAGTCATCCATCTGCAAACCAATGCGGTCTGCTCCGAGCCATTCCAGTTGTTGACGCGAATCGCCGACCGTCGGACATGCCGGATAACCAAAGGAGTAGCGGCTGCCTCGATAGCGCTGGGCCAGCACCTCACGGATTGGCATGCCATCCGGATCCTGGAAGCCACACTCGCGACGGATCCGCGCATGGGTCCACTCAGCGAGGGCCTCAGCCATCTGCACCGACAATCCATGGAAGAACAGATAGTCGCTGTAGGCATCGTTCTTGAAGAGCTCTTGGCTGAATCGGCTGGCTTCTTCTCCCATCGTCACCGCTTGCATGGGAAGCACATCGCTGGGACGTCCGCCTTCCAGGTCCCTAAAGAAATCAGCGATGCAATAGCGGTTGCCGCTGCGTTGACGAGGGAGATCGAAGCGACCGAGTGTTGTCGTCGCGTCCTCCGCAAAAACAATCAAGCTGTTGCCATCACGACCACAGGGGAAATAGCCATAAGCCACTGCCGGTTGCAAGAGATGCTCCTCGCGGATCCGATTCAACCAGTTCTGAAGAATCGGTTCTGCTGTTTCCTCAAGCTGCGCCTCATAGTCCTCGCGGCTTTGCTCTTTGGTTTTGCGCATCTGCCATTGGCCAGCGAATAGGGCCTGACGATCGAGATAGGCGATCACTTGCTCGAGTGGGATATCAGGTTCCCCTTGAAGCAGATGTGAGCCCAGGAACGGGGGCTTGTTGGCGGTCTCAGCAGGCACGGCATCCGAACGCTCAGTGCTGAGGGGTTGTGGATCAGGCGATGCACCGACGGACGTGGTGGGTTGGACCGACGCGTCCGCCTCACCATCTACGGCTTCACGATCATCGGAGAATCCACTGGCTGCCAGGCCAACGCCCTCGGGAATTCCATTCAGGAATCCCTGATGATCATCCCAAGAGCCTTCGCTGCGTGCACTGACGAAGGCATCCATAAACCGTAAGTCGGTGAATGCGTCACGGCCATAAACCACCTTTCCCTTGTAAACCTCACTGCAGTCTTTGTTGACAAAGCGTGGGGTCAGCGCTGCGCCACCAAGAATGACTGGAACGCTGATACCAGCCTCGTTGAAGGCTTCGAGGTTGTCTTTCATGAATGCTGTTGATTTGACCAACAATCCACTCATGGCAATGCAATCGGCCTGATGTTCCTGCTGAGCCGCAATGATGGCTCCAACATCTTGCTTGATCCCTAAGTTAATCACTTCATAGCCATTGTTAGTGAGGATAATATCGACAAGATTCTTGCCAATATCATGCACGTCCCCCTTCACGGTTGCGATCAAGAACTTCGCCTTTGCTGAGCGCTTGCCATCCGTTTTCTCCATGTGCGGTTCCAGGTAGGCAACAGCCGCTTTCATGGTTTCTGCGGATTGGAGCACAAAGGGCAATTGCATTTGCCCAGAACCAAACAGATCACCCACGACCTTCATGCCATCCAGCAGGTAGGTGTTAACGATTTCTAGGGGTGCGTACTGTTGCAGTCCTAGGTTGAGAGCTTCCTCGAGGCCGATGCGCTCACCATCGATGATGTGCTGCTTAAGGCGCTCTTCAATGGGAAGATCTGTTAAGGAGGGGCCTGATTGACGTGCCTCCTTCGCGCTGACACCCTCAAATAACGTGGTGAGTTCAGTGAGGGGGTCGTAGCTACAGACGCCACCTTCAAACCGTCGTCGATCAAGAATCAGGTCACGGCAGACCTGTTGATGCTCTTCGCTGATCTTGATCAGAGGCAAGATCTTTGCCGGAGAAACGATCGCAGCATCCATTCCTGCCTCACAACAGTCATGAAGGAAGACTGAGTTGAGACTGATTCGTGCTGCGGGCGAGAGACCGAAGCTCACATTGGAGACTCCCAGCAGCACATGAACGCCTGGCAGTTCTGAGCGAATGCGACGGATCGCTTCAATGGTTTCCAGGCCATTGCGGCGATCTTCTTCGATACCCGTGGAAATCGGCAGTGCTAACGGGTCATAGAAAATTTCACGCGCTGGAATTCCATACTCAACGGCATCTCGATAGGCGCGTTTGGCAATTGCCACCTTCTTGTCGGCGGTTCGTGCCATCCCTTCTTCATCAATCGTGCCAATGACGACGGCAGCTCCATAACGCCTGGCTAGTTCGAGAACTTTGAAAAACCGTTCATCTCCATCCTCATAGTTGGTCGAGTTGAGAATGCACTTGCCGCCAGCCACTTTCAAACCTGCTTCCATCTTTTGCCACTCAGTCGAGTCGAGCATTAACGGCAGGTTGATGTTGGTGACAACGCGTGAGACCAGCTCGTGCATATCACGTTCGCCATCACGCCCCACGTAGTCAACATTCACATCGAGGATGTGAGCATTTTCCTTGACTTGTCCTCTAGCAACAGCGACCAGGCCATCCCAGTCTTCTGCATTCAGAAGTTCCCTTACCTTCTTGGAGCCACTTGCATTCAATCGTTCTCCGACGATCAGAAATGAATTGTCTTGGTGATAGGTGGTGGCTCCATAGATCGACGCTGCAGCCGGCTCATAGCTCAACTGGGTCCGCTCCATGGCGCTATGACGCGATGGACGCTCAGCAGCCTTGAGATCTTCAGCAAGCTCGGCCAGCGCTTGGATATGTGCTGGCGTTGTGCCACAACAACCACCAATCACTTGCACACCAAGATCTTCGACGAAGTGCATCAGCTGCATCTTCAGCTCCATGGGTTGCAGCCGGTAGTGCGCGACCCCACCCACATTCTCTGGTAAGCCGGCATTGGGGATGCAGCTCACCACAAAGGGGGACTGCTCCGCCAGGTAGCGGATGTGTTCTTTCATCTGCTCCGGTCCTGTGGCGCAATTCAGGCCAAGGATGTCGATCGGAAATGGTTCTAGGATTGCAACAACAGCGGCAATATCCGATCCCACGAGCATGGTGCCTGTGGTCTCCATCGTCACCGACACCATCAGTGGCCGCCGTTCACCGGCCTTTTCGAAGGCCGCTTCAATGCCCTGGAGAGCAGCCTTGATCTGCAGCACGTCTTGACATGTCTCGACGATGTACAGATCAACACCCCCGGCCAGTAATCCTTCCGCCTGCTCTTGGTAAGCCGAACGCAAGGTGTCGAACTCGATATGACCCAGCGTCGGGAGCTTGGTGGTTGGCCCCATCGATCCGGCTACAAACCTTGGCTTTGCTTCCGTGCTGTACTCATCAGCGACAGCTCGGGCTAGTTCGGCAGCCCGTTGATTGAGCAGGAAGGCCTGATCCTCTAGTCCGTATTCAGCAAGGACCACGGATGCAGCTCCGAAGCTGTCGGTCTCGATGACGTCACAACCCGCTTCAAGAAACTGACGGTGCACCGCCTGAACCGCATCTGGTCTCGTGATCACGAGGTTCTCGTTGCAGCCTTCCAGTTCTGCGCCGCCGAAATCCTCTGCAGTGAGGTTCAACTGTTGAAGGGAGGTCCCTGTAGCACCGTCAAACACGAGGACCGGCCGATCAGGGGAATGCAACCGGGTCAGAAAGCGGCTCGCAGCTGTCGTCGGCGCCACCTTGTCTGACTGCATTCCCCGTTTGCGTTGCTTTGGGCATCCTATGAAGTCCACCTTGAACGCTGGAGCTGGCGGCAACCCCGCAGCTGAGTCAGTCGCCGAGTTCGATCCGGGTCACCCAGTGATCAAACTCCCGGTCACGCCCCTCTGTAATGGCGACGAGTCGTTCTCGCAGGGCCTCCATGACCGGACGCTCACTCTGGAGAACCGTTGATTCCAACTGACGAATGGGAGTGATCTTCGCTGCTGTGCCAGTCAGAAACACCTCATCAGCGATGAACAGTTCCGTTTTGTCGACTGGCCGTTCCAGGACCTCCAGGCCCATGGATTTCGCCAGTTCGATCACGCTGGCGCGGGTGATGCCTTCGAGGATGTCTTGGTCGACGCCCGGCGTAATCAACTGGCCATCACGGACGATGAACAGGTTCATGCCGCTCGCCTCGCTGATTTTTCCGCGGCTGTTCAAGAGCAGGGCTTCATCAAATCCACTCTTGACCGCCTCTGTCTTGGCCAGAGAGCTGGTGATGTAGGCACCACTGATTTTTCCGCGAAGGGGCAGGGAGCGATCCTCCTGTCTGGTCCAGCTGCTGATCCTGCAGCTCACACCCTCTGGCGCCAGATAGTCACCAAGTTCGAGGCCATAGATCAGGAAATCCGTTTCGATGTTGTGCAGCCTTGGCGCAATCCCTAAATCACTGGTGTAAACGAAGGGCCGCAGGTAGATGGGAGTGGTGGGCCGGTTCGCCTTCAGCATCGCCGTCAGAGCCTCCATCACCGTCTCTTCACTCAGTTCGGCGAGAAGCAGCCGGGCACTTTGGCTCAGCCTGCGGGCATGCCGATCCGCCCTGAACAGCAGGACTTGATTGGGATTGGCAGGATCAGGAATGGCACGCATGCCACCGAATGCACCGGTGCCGTAGTGCAGCGCGTGGGTGGCGATCGATACCTTGGCTTCCTCAAAAGGGATGCAGCGGCCTTGAAACCAGGCGTACGGCAGGAACTGGTGCATGGCTGGATCGGGCCGACCGCAAAATCTTCTCACTCTCGCCGACTCCCTCCCAGGCAGAGAATGGCTGCATGCATCGTTTGAGCCACCTTCCTGGATCCGATCAGGACGACGGTGTCGTTCTGGTGGAACAACCCAGCGCCCCTGTGCTTTGGCTCACCAGCGCCCAGACCGATCTCTCCACCCTCGCTTCGGTCCTTGAAAGGCCTGATCGCAACGCCTGGCGGGGGCGCATCCGTGCCCTTTCCCTGGACGCACTCCAGCATCCCGCCCAGATTGACCATTACCTGGCCACAACAGGGGCTGCCGCCAAGCTGATTGTTGTTCGTCTCCTAGGCGGACGCGGCCATTGGTCCTACGGACTGGAACAACTGGATCGTTGGAGGAGGTCCCAAGCGGGCCGCACCACCCTGATCTTGGCTGGTACGCCTGATCAGGATCGTGCCCTGCATTCCCTGGGCTGTTATCCAGAACCACTCAGCGATCGATTGGCCAGCCTCTTGCGTGAAGGTGGTTTGGACAATCAGGCCCTTTTTCTCGAGGTGCTTGATGCTCTTCTGAACAACCATCACCCGGATCCGGCGACGATTCAGCCGCGTGTCATGGAGGATCCTTCGCCCTGGCGTTGGAAGGATCAACCTGGCCCAAGGGTTGGAATCATCCTCTACCGAGCACTCGCCCGGGCCGGAGACACTGCTGTTGCCGAAGCCCTCCTGGCCGCCCTTGAAAACGAAGGTTTGGTCCCTCGTGCTCTTTGGGTAAGCAGCCTCCGTGATCCCGCCGTTCAACAAGGGACGTTGCACTTACTCCAACAGCAGAAGGTGGATGTGGTGATTACCACCACGGCCTTCGCCTCCGTTCAGTTCGAGGAGGCGGGTCTTGGCTGCCCATTGTTTGACCGCTTGGACTGTCCCGTTCTTCAGCTGCTCAGCAGTGGTCGGTCTCGCGACTCCTGGGCCGCATCATCGCGAGGTCTTGACCCCCTTGATCTCTCTCTCCAGGTGGTACTCCCCGAGCTGGATGGAAGGATCACCACCCGAGTGGGTGGATTTCGTGAGCTGACCAAGGCCCATGGAGATCTGGCGACGGCCATCCATGCCCTAAAGCCTGATCCAGAAGGGATCGACTGGGTCGTTCGTCATGCCTCAGCGTGGATCAACCTGCGGCAAACCGAGCCCAGCAAGCGGCGCTTGGCGTTGATCATGGCCAACTACCCGATCCGTAACGGACGGTTAGCCAATGGGGTTGGCTTGGACACCCCCGCGAGCCTTCACAACGCCTTGCAGTGGCTTCAAGAGTCTGGGTATGACCTTGGCCGTGAACCCTTGCCAGCGACCCCAGAGGCCCTCATGGCTTCACTCCTGGCCGGTCGAACCAATGACCCTGAAAGTCAGCATCTGCCTTCACTGGATCATCTGTCTCTAGAGGACTACCAGCGTTGGTGGCAGAGCCTTCCCGCCGACGCCCAGGAGCCCATTCTCAAGCGTTGGGGGGATCCCGAGCAAGCAGAGGATTTGGAGACCCTTTGCGACGGCCGCAAAGGATTTGCCGTTCATGGTCTTCGCTTTGGAGGTCTGACCCTTCTCGTACAACCCAGTCGCGGCTATGACGCTGACCAACTCAGTGATCTCCATTCCCCGGATCTACCTCCTCCCCATCGTTATCTCGCCCAGTACCTCTGGCTTCGTGTAGTCCACGGGACCCAAATGATGGTGCACATGGGCAAACACGGAAGTGCCGAGTGGCTTCCGGGAAAAAGTGTTGGATTGAGTCGTCGATGTGGTCCGTCCTTGGCGCTAGGGCCCGTCCCGCATCTGTATCCCTTCATTGTGAACGATCCCGGCGAGGGATCTCAGGCCAAACGTCGTGGCCATGCCGTCATCCTCGATCACCTCACACCGCCGCTCGGTCGTGCTGGCAGTCATGGAGAACTGGAACGTTTGGAACGGTTACTCGATGAATCCGTCGAAGCCCGTGAGTTGAATGCCAGTCGTTGTCGACAACTCGACCTGCAGTTGTTGAAGCTGCTCTTGGAGTTGAACTGGCCTGGGTTGCCCCAACTGGCTGCTGAAGGCGAACCCACTCCAGAGGATTTTTTTGCAGCCTCTGAGTGGATGGCTTGTTTAGAGCAGGCTGAAACCTATTTATGTGAACTCAAGGAATCTCAAATTCGCACTGGTCTCCATCGTTTGGGCATGCCTCCCAGTGGCGATGCGATGACCGAATTGGTGTTGGCTACAGCTCGATGCCCAGGTCCTGATCGGCTCGGATTGACCCAGGCAATCGCCAGATTGCTTGGCTTCCGTTGCGACCCTTGGTGTGATGAAGATGGTGTTGCCCTGGCTGAATCGGATCGACGCCTGCTTCATCAACTTGGTGTCCCCCAGGGTCGCAGGGTCTCCGATGTTGTCGCCTGGTTGGAGGATCAAGCGCTCCGGTTGATCCGGCGCGATTTGATCCTCAATGGTGGCTCGACCTCGACGGCTTGGGACGACTTTGAGCTCCATCCAGCGCTGCTGTCTTGGGTGACTGAAGGAACGGATCCAGCGTTGCAACACCTCCATTCCAGCTTGATTCCAGCCTTTCTTGCCTGTGCTGAACGAGAGCGCTCAGGCTTCCTACATTCGGTGGCTGGTGGTCGGCTAGCGAGTGGTCCCTCGGGCGCCCCGACGCGAGGACGGCCTGACGTGCTCCCGACGGGCCGCAACTTTTATTCGGTCGATCTTCGTGGTCTTCCAACCGAGGCCGCCTGGGATCTCGGCAGACGCAGTGCCGAACAGTTGCTTGAGCTTTACCTGCTTGAACATGGGGAACCTCTTCGCCATTTGGCTCTTTCCGTCTGGGGCACCGCGACCATGCGCAACGGAGGCGAGGATATTGCTCAGATGCTCGCTCTGATGGGGGTTCGTCCGGTCTGGGATGGGCCGATGCGGCGCATGGTTGACCTCGAACTGATCCCTCTCTCTCTGCTTGATCGTCCTCGCGTGGATGTGACCCTGCGGATTTCAGGCCTATTCAGGGATGCATTTCCGCAGCTCGTGCTTTGGGTGAACAGAGCGTTGCAACTGGTTGCTCAATGCAATGAGGAGAAGTTGTGGAACCCCTTAGCTGATTCGACAAGACACTCAGGGCCACAGCACAGGATCTTTGGTTCCGCCCCTGGCGCTTACGGCGCTGGACTTCAGGCATTGATCGATTCAGGGCAATGGGAGAACCAGAGCGATCTTGCGGAGGCTTATCTGACTTGGAGTCGTTGGCGATATGACGGCTCCGCAGAGCCCATTGAGGACCGTGAGGCCCTTGAGTCCAGCCTCAAAAATGTTCAGGTTGTCTTGCATAACCAGGACAACCGAGAACACGACCTTCTCGATTCAGATGATTACTACCAATTTCATGGCGGTCTTGCTGCTGCTGTCACCAGCGTGAAGGGTGAGAGCGCTGAGGTCTGGTTTTCAGATCATTCCCGCCGGGAGCGACTACGACAGCACCCCCTTTCACGGGAGATCGACAAAGTGGTGCGCTCCCGACTTTTGAACCCTCGCTGGATCGAAGGCATGCGCAGTCATGGATACAAAGGCGCTTTTGAAATGGCAGCCAGCTTGGATTACTTATTTGCCTATGACGCCAGCACAGGCCTTGTGCCTGATTGGTGTTACAGCTCTGTTCAGGACAGCTGGTTGGATGAGCAGGCGAATGCTGAATTTCTCAAGCGCCACAACCCCTGGGCCCTCCGCGACATGGCCGAGAGGCTGTTGGAAGCCGCCAATCGCGGTTTATGGGACTGTTCCGATCAGGCCAGGTTGGAGCGCTTGCGCGACATCGTTCTCAACGCTGAGGGATGCATTGAGACCGGTGCATTCAGACCGACAGCTGATCGTTGATCAGCTGTTCAGATCTCGGACCATTGCCCGGAAGGGATCGATGGACCCTGGTGCTGAACTCTGCGATTTGGATGAGGAGCTGGTCGTTACCTCTTGCTTGAGCTCGGTTTTGCGAGCAACGGGTGCCGCATCGGGCGCAGCAGGGCTATTGACCCCCGTCAACGCACTGCCCTTCAGACGCTGACTGAGTTCCTGCTGCGTCATTGTTTCAGCGAAGGTTTTCTTCACTGGTTTGGGAACCCCCTGGGTCACCGACACTTTGTCGTCCTGTGCGACCTCACCACCTAGACCCTCGGTCTTGGTATCCACCTTCAGGGCCATCGCGTCCACCTCGGTGACGAGCTCCTTGTTGCCAGGGCTGTCTGCGGTGCCAGGGAAGGTGCGGCGGATGGTCTTGGCTTCCCGCATGTAGTTCAGATCTCCCAGTGAACTGGAGGAATCGCTGTCGAGAAAGAAGCTCTCATCCTTCTTTGCTGGCTTCGCCTGGGAGGTCTCGCTGTTCGTGCCAGCGGAGCGGGGGTTCAGCAGACGATCGAAGAAACCCATGCCTGGAGTCAGGTAGTCGTCTGAACTTAGCGACCTCTGAGGTCTTCTCCGTGGGTATCGGTTCCACACGTACGCAAAAGGCCAAGGTTCTTCAACTGTTGATCGATCCGGTCGCAGATCAATGGGGTGGCTGACCACGTGGGTTGCATGTCGTAGTCGTACCAGGCCTCCCCACCATCGAAACCGAGTTCGGCTGCGGCATCAATCAATTCGTTGAACCCGAGCCGATATCTGGCGGGATGGGCCAGAACCGCCAGCCCACCAGCCTCATGGATGGCTTTGCGAACCGTCTCAGCACGCAAACTCTCTCCCACGGCAGCATCCCCTTGGCTGTAAGCCTTCAAGGCGGTGTGGCCAGGCTTGAAGCCAAGGGCGAGCACATGCACGAGGCAGCCTTGAAGAACGCAACTGATTTCCATGCCACTCCAAAGGGTGGGAACGCTTCTGCCCTGATCCTGTTGAGCCTTGAGCCAGTCCTGCATTGGCTGAAAGGCCGCGACACTGTGGTGATCGGTCACTGCAAGGTGTTCCAGCTGCCTCTCGTGGGCCTGGCCAATCAGAGCGATGGGATCCAGGCTTCCATCGCTGCAGATCGTGTGGCAGTGAAAGTTGATGGCCCCTGGGCAGCTCTCCGGACCCACGGTTTCAAGGACGGAATGAAGGGGATGACGATCAGAGGGCATCGGCTTGTCCTGAGGAGGCTTCAGCGCGCAGGCGGCGCCAGCGGGCATAGAACTGGATGGATGCCGCCATGAACACAACCAGGGCCACCATGAACCAAGTGGCTGCACCTGTTGGGAACTGGTTCTTGAAGACAACCAGCATCACCACGATGACGAGAAGAAGCGTTGGTAATTCGTTGAGAGCACGAAGCTGACGTCCGTTCCATCGGCACTCCCCTTTTTGCAGCTGACCCATCAGGCAGTAACAGAACCAGTGATAGGCCAGCAGTGCTGCCACAAACCCAAGCTTGGCGTGCATCCAACCTTGTTGTAACCAACTGGGCTGCACAAGCAGCAGTCCCACGGCCATCGTCACCGCTACGACCATGCCAGGGGTGGTGATGATGTTCGCCAGCCGTCGTTCCATCAAGGCGTACTGCCCCTGGAAGGCATCGCGCAACTCAGGTGCTAGCTCTTGGGCTTCGACGTGATAGATGAACAGGCGAACGAGGTAGAAGAGGCCTGCAAACCACACGACCACGCCCACGATGTGGAGGGTCTTAAACCAGAGATAGGCCTCGGGAGGAAACGTCATCAGAGACGGCGCGTTGTGCTGACCATAAGCAGTGTTCAGGTGAGCCCGTCAAGAAAATCGTTCGCCGATTGCCGGTGCGTTGCGAGTGTTTCAGCTGGCATCCGGTCCAAATTCTTTGTCATCATGGCCAGTCTTGGTTGAGCGCGGAAGAACTTTTCGTGCCTAGCGATGAAACTCCAGAAGAGCCCATCCCAGCTCTTGCACCAATCACCGCGCCGGTAATCCGACATTTTTAAAACATAGTTCGAACCTGAGATATAGGGCTTTGTGGTGAAGATCCCACCATCTCCAAACTGACTCATGCCATGCACATTCGGCACCATCACCCAGTCGTAGGCATCCACAAATAGTTCCATAAACCATGTGCAGACACGACGGGGATGAAAACCACAGAGGAGCATCACATTTCCCAGAAGCATGAGTCTCTCGATGTGATGGCAGTAACCACTCGACAATGCGCGATGAATCGCATCGTCCACTGGTGGTAAGCCCGTCGAGCCTGTGTAGAAGGCCTTGGGCAGTGGTTTGTCTTCGCACCCCCAAAAATTGCCGTTTCGCATCTCGATGCCATGGCGTCGGTACATGACGGCCATGAATTCCCGCCAACCAATGAGCTGACGAATGAATCCCTCTAGAGAATTCAGGGGAATATCCCCCTCAGAGGCCCGTTCCAGAATGCGATTCAGAACCTGCTGGGGGGTTAGCAAGCCGACATTCAACATGGGTGTCAAAACGCTGTGCCAAAGCACCCTGTGCTGTGTGCTGATGGCGTCCTCATAGGTCCCAAAGAATTGGAAACGCTGCTCGACAAATTGAATCAACCAGGACTCGGCCGCGGCGTGCGTCACTGGATACGCGAAGGATTTGCCTGAGCCGATCAGCGGGAGGGCCTCGGTCTCTAGCCCCGGCCGAGCCTGCTCAACCCAGCGGTCGTCTTGATGGGTTGGAGGCTCTGGGACCTCGATGCCCTTTGGCAGTTTTTTGCGGTTGTCCGCATCAAGACTCCAGCGCCCACCGCAGGGGGAGCCGTCAGGCTCTAAGAGCAGGTTCAATCGCTTTCTCTGCATGGCGTAGAACGCAGCCATGAGGGGACGGCGACCGCGACCGAAGAACTCCTCCACCACCGTTGAGGGAGTCAGCAGCATCGGGGTGGGTAGGAGCTCCACCCTGCAGGCGAAACGACTGGCAAAGCTGGTCAGCCTCCTCTCCAGCATGTCATCGACGGGATCAACGCAGTGGAAGCTGCGGTATCCGGCGTCGTAGAGCTTTTGCAGATGCGCTGTTGTATCAGTGGCTTCATCGTGCCTCTGAACCCTCACGGAAAAACCACGCTGGTGAAGCGCATCGGCGAAGGCCTGCATCGAGGCGCGATGCAAGATCAACTTCTGTCGGTGCAGCTGTTGTGGC
Proteins encoded:
- a CDS encoding DUF4090 family protein, with the translated sequence MDLSGPDAIDRAIDAGIDLDGTPLPEAMLNLYRDVMEKEGQRKRSGVRKSMRNRVVRTGAKHFDQETLNQRLIEAGWDGLKEKEISFYYG
- a CDS encoding branched-chain amino acid transaminase, which codes for MHQFLPYAWFQGRCIPFEEAKVSIATHALHYGTGAFGGMRAIPDPANPNQVLLFRADRHARRLSQSARLLLAELSEETVMEALTAMLKANRPTTPIYLRPFVYTSDLGIAPRLHNIETDFLIYGLELGDYLAPEGVSCRISSWTRQEDRSLPLRGKISGAYITSSLAKTEAVKSGFDEALLLNSRGKISEASGMNLFIVRDGQLITPGVDQDILEGITRASVIELAKSMGLEVLERPVDKTELFIADEVFLTGTAAKITPIRQLESTVLQSERPVMEALRERLVAITEGRDREFDHWVTRIELGD
- a CDS encoding SDR family NAD(P)-dependent oxidoreductase, producing MSLSRWNGLALIVGAGGIGRTLASQLRQRASGLHVVLCGRQQGPEVAWELDLEQQDSLGDLAPRIASSGLPLRLVINASGWLHDQHHQPEKRLQQVDADALLKSFSINAMAPLLLAKAVEPCLLRDHPFHFASLSARVGSITDNRSGGWYAYRGAKAAQNMYLRSLSLEWARRFPSACVTLLHPGTTDTALSRPFQTFVAADRLFSPERAAVQLLDVLSQQTPEQSGAFLAWDGQSIPW
- the metH gene encoding methionine synthase encodes the protein MQSDKVAPTTAASRFLTRLHSPDRPVLVFDGATGTSLQQLNLTAEDFGGAELEGCNENLVITRPDAVQAVHRQFLEAGCDVIETDSFGAASVVLAEYGLEDQAFLLNQRAAELARAVADEYSTEAKPRFVAGSMGPTTKLPTLGHIEFDTLRSAYQEQAEGLLAGGVDLYIVETCQDVLQIKAALQGIEAAFEKAGERRPLMVSVTMETTGTMLVGSDIAAVVAILEPFPIDILGLNCATGPEQMKEHIRYLAEQSPFVVSCIPNAGLPENVGGVAHYRLQPMELKMQLMHFVEDLGVQVIGGCCGTTPAHIQALAELAEDLKAAERPSRHSAMERTQLSYEPAAASIYGATTYHQDNSFLIVGERLNASGSKKVRELLNAEDWDGLVAVARGQVKENAHILDVNVDYVGRDGERDMHELVSRVVTNINLPLMLDSTEWQKMEAGLKVAGGKCILNSTNYEDGDERFFKVLELARRYGAAVVIGTIDEEGMARTADKKVAIAKRAYRDAVEYGIPAREIFYDPLALPISTGIEEDRRNGLETIEAIRRIRSELPGVHVLLGVSNVSFGLSPAARISLNSVFLHDCCEAGMDAAIVSPAKILPLIKISEEHQQVCRDLILDRRRFEGGVCSYDPLTELTTLFEGVSAKEARQSGPSLTDLPIEERLKQHIIDGERIGLEEALNLGLQQYAPLEIVNTYLLDGMKVVGDLFGSGQMQLPFVLQSAETMKAAVAYLEPHMEKTDGKRSAKAKFLIATVKGDVHDIGKNLVDIILTNNGYEVINLGIKQDVGAIIAAQQEHQADCIAMSGLLVKSTAFMKDNLEAFNEAGISVPVILGGAALTPRFVNKDCSEVYKGKVVYGRDAFTDLRFMDAFVSARSEGSWDDHQGFLNGIPEGVGLAASGFSDDREAVDGEADASVQPTTSVGASPDPQPLSTERSDAVPAETANKPPFLGSHLLQGEPDIPLEQVIAYLDRQALFAGQWQMRKTKEQSREDYEAQLEETAEPILQNWLNRIREEHLLQPAVAYGYFPCGRDGNSLIVFAEDATTTLGRFDLPRQRSGNRYCIADFFRDLEGGRPSDVLPMQAVTMGEEASRFSQELFKNDAYSDYLFFHGLSVQMAEALAEWTHARIRRECGFQDPDGMPIREVLAQRYRGSRYSFGYPACPTVGDSRQQLEWLGADRIGLQMDDSEQLHPEQSTTALVALHSKARYFSA
- a CDS encoding DUF2237 family protein; this encodes MTGWFRDGHCRTESSDLGQHSVCCVMTEAFLSYSKAQGNDLSTPVPAFGFPGLRPGDHWCVCAPRWRQAYEDGMAPLVRLAATERSTLDLIPLEILKRHAHQGID